A single genomic interval of Oncorhynchus mykiss isolate Arlee chromosome 13, USDA_OmykA_1.1, whole genome shotgun sequence harbors:
- the LOC118938430 gene encoding immediate early response gene 2 protein-like: MDVSAEAKRIMAVSISKLYASRAQRGGMRLHRSLLLSVVMRSARDLYHSACLAKEREELGTAHLVPVTPEEDAMDTTASGEQVEVEVSQVEPEPESPLTPTIQEPMSFDSEATQGACKTRTFIAKETVEDKENRSPVSPDRHSRKRRGKASVAPDFLPSKRARLSLELGEERVLRTGGRTCCRAGDVFTTLSLNSNRAIAAF, from the coding sequence ATGGACGTGAGCGCTGAAGCCAAACGGATCATGGCAGTGTCCATTAGTAAACTGTACGCCTCCCGAGCACAGCGAGGAGGTATGAGGCTACACCGGAGTCTGCTGCTCTCCGTGGTCATGCGTTCCGCCCGGGACCTGTACCACTCCGCCTGCCTggccaaggagagagaggagctgggaacCGCACACTTGGTCCCGGTCACACCAGAGGAGGATGCGATGGACACTACTGCCAGTGGGGAACAAGTCGAGGTGGAGGTGTCACAGGTCGAGCCAGAGCCTGAGTCGCCGCTGACTCCAACTATCCAGGAGCCCATGTCCTTTGACTCTGAGGCCACTCAGGGCGCATGCAAGACCAGGACATTTATTGCGAAGGAGACGGTAGAGGACAAAGAGAACCGGAGCCCTGTGAGCCCAGACAGGCATTCCAGGAAACGCCGGGGGAAGGCGTCCGTCGCGCCCGATTTCCTCCCCAGCAAGAGAGCGAGACTTTCACTGgagctgggggaggagagggtgctTAGAACCGGCGGAAGGACCTGCTGCCGCGCCGGGGACGTTTTCACCACCCTGTCCCTAAACTCAAACCGGGCAATTGCGGCATTCTGA